The window CAAAAAACATGGTGTACCGTCTAAGGTACACCCTATAAGCTACGTTTTCTGCGAATATATCCTTACCGTTAAAGGTATAAATATTCCGACAATTATTATCATTCCAATAAGCGTGATTACAAAGTCAGAACCTATTTTGCCAGTATTAGTTAATTGACGAACAGCAGTAATAATATGCGAAATAGGATTATTTTTAGCAAACCATTGGATTGCATGAGGCATGGTTTCAACTGGTACAAAAGCATTAGAAAGAAACATAAGCGGGAACATTACAAGCATTGAAATTGCTTGAACACTTGAAGCTGTGCGTGCAACAACACCAACAAATGCAAAGACCCAACTAATGCACCAGCTAAATTTAATTACAAAGAGTGAGGCGATTATTAAATTTATAATTCCACCTGCTGGTCGATAACCGATAATATATCCTGTAGTAAGTGTAGAAAAAGTTGCTATCGCGTAACGTAATATATCTGCCAATAGAGGACCTGCCAATGGAGCAATTCTCGCAATTGGCAATGACTTAAATCTATCAAATATTCCTGTTTCCATATCTTCACGCAGTTGTGTCCCCGAGATAATTGAAGCACTAAATAGTGTTTGTACAAGAATAGCAGGAACAATAGTTGGTAAATATTTGTCCACATTTCCTGCAATTGCTCCGCCAAAGATATAAGCAAACATAAGAATAAAGAAGATGGGTTGAAGAGTTACATCAGTTAATTGTTCAGGTGTGTGCCAAACCTTTAGTAAACTTCGGAAAGCCAATATAAATGAGTTCTGTATAGTCTGGACAAAGCTTGGTTTTCTTCTTAATAATTGAGAATTAACAGAAAAATTCTTCATAATCTATACCTCCTTATATAATCTCAAGTAAAATATTTTTTATTTTTCTAATTATGGTCGATAATGGCTAAAAATACTTCGTCAAGTGTTGGCTGTTTAACATTCAATTCAGCAATATGAATTTTTGATTCACGCAATGCAATAATCAAATCTGCGAGTAATTCAGTATCACTCATTGGGGCAACAATACTTCCTGTTTCCAATGAGACAGTTGAGTGGGTTTTAAGTAAGTTATCAATTATTTTTTGTGCAATTTCAAGTTGTGTAGCATTTTTTATCTTTAATTGCAATGTTGAATTACCAATAGATTTTTTTAGTTCATCTACAGTTCCCTCAGCAACAACTTTACCGTGATTTATCACTGCAATTTGGTCAGCAAGTTCCTCAGCTTCTTGTAGGTATTGGGTTGTCAGTAATACAGTTGAGCCAGTTTTCACTAACCTGCGGATTATATCCCACATTTGGTTACGTGTACGTGGGTCAAGGCCTGTTGTAGGTTCATCAAGAAAAATAAGAGGTTTCTGAACTATAAGACTTGCTGCTATGTCAACCCGTCTTTTCATACCACCTGAAAGCTTTTTCAAAGGTCGTTTGGCTGCTTCTATTAAATCAAATTCTTCCAAAAGCTCATTCGCTCTTCGTCTTGCTTCTTTTCTATTCAGTCCTAGTAATTGGCCAATTAAAATCAGGTTTTCTAAACCACTTAAAGATTCATCTAAGGATGCATACTGACCGGTTACACTAATCAATTGACGAACAATATGAGCATCTTTGACAACATCAAATCCAAAAATACGTGCCCATCCACCATCTGGTCGCAAAATTGTTGCCAGCATTTTTATCGTTGTTGTTTTACCTGATCCGTTGGGACCAAGTACACAATAAATGCTGCCTGAACGTACTTTTAAATTTACACCATCAACTGCACGATTTTCACCAAATTTTTTGATAAGATTATATGTTTCAATAGCTAATTCAATTGGTTTAGTTTCTGTTTCCACCATCTTTTATACCTCCTTTAACAGTAAGTTTTCGCAGAAAATAATAACATGGTTTTATGAATTGAATATGAACAAAAATATTTTAGACTTTGTATTGACAATTCTATCGTATTAGTGTATTATCATAATAGAACACAATAACGGGAGGAAGAGGAGTGATTGAGTTTGAACCGAATGTTCCTATTTATTTGCAGGTAATAGAATATTTAAAAAAAGAAATAGTTAGTGGGAAAATAAAGCCTGGTGAGAAACTTCCCTCTGTCAGGGAGATGTCGAAAATATTTAACATTAATCCTAACACAGCACAAAGGGTTTTTCAGGAACTTGAAAGAGAAGGGCTCACAAAGACAGAAAGAGGAATAGGAAATTTTGTCACAACTGATATTAAACTTATTCAGCAGTTGAAAGAAAAAATGGCTGAAAAGATAGTAGAGAATTTCATCGTCACAATGAAGGAGATAGGTTATGACGAAGACAAAATTTTGACTTTTATTTCTAAAAAATTAAACGGAAAGGAGTAGATATTTTTGTTACTTGAGGTTAAAAATCTATTTAAAAGATATGGTAAAAAAGAAGTTTTGAAAGATATCAGTTTTTCTGTTGATAAAGGCAAAATTATTGGACTCATCGGTGAAAATGGATCAGGCAAGACTACACTTTTAAAAGTAATTGCAGGGTTTTCAAGACCAACCTCAGGGAAGGTTTTTATAAATGGCAAAGAAGTGAATGTGGAAACACGGAAATATATTGCATTATTACCAGATACAATTATCTTTCCGAGATGGATGAAAGTAAAAGATGCGCTTTGTTTTTACTCAGAGTTTTTTGATGATTTTATCTTAGAAAAAGCAAATTCAATACTTGACTCTTTAAATATTAGCAAAAATATGAAGATTCATGATTTATCAAGAGGTACGATTGAAAAGTTTTCACTTGCACTATTGCTTTCAAGAGATGCAAATCTGTATCTTTTAGACGAGCCGCTTGCATATGTTGACCCGCTATCAAGAGAGACTTTAGTGGATTTAATTTTGAAAAATATGAGTAATGATAGAACATTTATCATATCAACTAATATAATTTCGGAGGTTGAACATCTATTTGATGAAATAATTATTCTAAAAGAAGGAAAAATTGTATATATGGATTTGGCTGAAAATTTGAGAGAAAAGTCTGGGCTTTCGGTAAACCAGTTTTTCAAGGGGGTAGATCAAAAATGATGGCAAAATATTTAAAATACCAGTACAAAAATAGCTTGCTGTTTTATATTTTCTTTATTCTGGGTATAACCTTTGCTATGATATGGTCTTTTAATTCAAAAAGTGTGAAGGTTGAACCAGATAAAACTCTTAAAATAGTTATTGTTTGGCTGTGGTGGTTTTTAGCATTAATGGGTGTACTTGTTTACCATTTTGTAAAGTGGAATGGTATTTTTAAAAGTCCAGAAAGGTTTTTATTACTTTCTTCTCCAAAGTTAAAACCTTTCCATTTTCTATTTGGTGAAATTACTCATACTGTCTTGGATGTGCTAATTTTTTCATTATGGTTCAACTTAGTCGGATCAATCATGATAACCCCTGAGAAATATATTTTAGACTTTCAAAAAATAGTAAAAGTTCTTGGATTGGGTAAAGTTTTTATAATGTCTATATTTTTCTTTGTAACAATATATTTTTGGTATTTAACAGCTATTATATACTGGAATACTATCAAAAACATTTTTAAATTGGGTTGGTGTTTGGTATTTATATTTGTATTACTTGGATATGTTCAGATAAAGGTTTCTGATTTTATAGGAAAAATAAATTTGAGCTTTCCAGTGTTTGTCTTGGCAATTATACTTTTTAACTTTGCAATATACAACATTTTGATTTTCTTTAACTTAAAAGTTCTGAAGAAAGGCTTGGATACCTGAAGGCTAAAAAATAAAAACCATTTAGTTGGGGCTGTTTAAGGTAAAAGATTAAACAAAACAGTCCCATTTATTTTGTCAATTAGAAGGATTTTGTAGATAGCTGGAGAAATATATAAATCAATATACAATCTTTATGGAAGGAGAAAACAATCTGTGGACAAATTTGTATTGAAGTTAAAGTCAATACCTTATATTTCTATACTATCAAAAGACCTAACTAAAACAAAATCAAATTTATTAAAACTTATTGCTTGTGTAACAATGCTTATAGACCACACAGGTTATTTATATTTTCCGCAAAAGCCCATTTTAAGAATTATTGGTCGTATTGCTTTTCCTATATTTGCCTATCAAGTGGCGGTGGGGTTTTTGCACACATCTGACCACAGAAAATACTTAAAAAGGCTCTTAATATTTGCCATCATATCTCAGTATCCTTTTTATCTTATGACAGGCGATGGAGAGCTGAATGTCATTGTGACCTTCTTTTTTGCAGCACTTTGCCTTTATTTTTTCAAAAGGTCATGGTATGTATTAGTAATTGTTCCGCTTGCCATATCATACTTTGTTTCAATGGACTATGGAATTTACGGTGTTTTAGCTGTATTGATATTTTATTTTCTATATGAAAAACCCATTTTGCAGCTTGTAGGATTTTCAATACTTACAATTTTTGCTTCGTATCTAATGGGCTGGCAGCTCCAAGTATATTCTATTTTGAGTGTGGTATTGATACTTTTTGTGAGAATGCTTCCAGTTGACTTTGAATTTAAGCTCAATAAATACTTTTTTTACTGGTTCTATCCCGTGCACATGCTGTTTTTAGTTTTTATTGGCAAGCTGCTGAGATATTTATAAAAGATGAATCTCATAAATTTGTGAGCTTATAAACCTTGATGTGTGGTAAAATATTTCTATAAGTAGATTATTACATTAAAGTTTTTAAAGAAAAAGAAGGTAAAAAGGCATGCCTGAGATTGACATTCAGGAAATAAAAAAGGTAGTTGTGGAGATTTTAAAGAAGGAAATATCGCCTTGGCTTATAATTACTTTTGGTTCTCTTGCCAAAGGAAATTTTAGGCAAGATAGTGATATTGACATTGCATTTTTTTCTGATAAAGAAGTATCAAATATTGAGAGGTTTAGAATTTCGCAAGAGCTTGCAGATAAACTAAACAGAGATGTAGATTTAGTGGATTTAAAAAGGAGTTGATAGTATAAAATATGCTTGACATCAAAGGAAAAATTTTCTTAGCGCCCATGGCAGGGTTTACTGATAAGACTTTCAGAAGTCTGTGTAGCAAGTTTGGTGCAGACGTAACCATTACAGAGATGGTATCGAGCAAAGCACTTGTTCTTGGGAGTTCAAAAACAAGGAATCTCATTTCATTTTCAGAGGAAGAGAAGATAAGAGGTATTCAAATTTTTGGGAGCGACGCTGAAGTTATGGCAGAGTCGGTGAAAATCCTGCAGGATGAATTTGAATACGATTTTATTGACATAAACATGGGCTGTCCTGTTCCAAAGATTGTAAAAAGTGGCGAAGGAAGCGCTCTTATGAAAAATCCTTCTTTGGCTGCGAAGATAGTCGAAGAGGTTGCAAAGGTGAGTAGAAAACCTGTATCTGTCAAAATTCGAAAAGGATTTGATGATGAAAATATTAATGCTCCTGAATTTGCATACATCCTGCAAGAAAGCGGAGCCTCTTTTGTGACAGTTCATGGAAGAACAAGGGCTCAGCTGTACTCTGGGAAAGCTGACTGGGAGATAATAAGAAAGGTAAAAGAAAAGGTAAAGATTCCGGTTGTTGCAAATGGTGATATAACTGATTTTGAGTCGGCAAAAAGAGCATATGAAGTAACAAGAGCTGATAGCATCATGATAGGAAGAGCAGCGCTTGGGAACCCTTGGGTGTTTCTTCAGATCAAAGAAGGGTTTGAAAAGGGGTATGTTGAAACTAAGGTCTTGCCTAATTTGAAGATAAGAGTTGCGATTGAGTTTTTCACGCAGCTTTGCAGCGAAAGAGGCGATAAGATGGCAGTCTTGGAAGCAAGAAAGCATCTTAGTTTTTTTGTGAAAGGAATTGAGAATGCTGCTAAGATAAGGGATAAAATTAACAGAATAAATAATGCCACAGAGCTTTTAGAGTTTCTTGAAGAGCTTGCATCTTCTCTTGAGAAAAAAGAAAGCTTTGTCGATAATATCTTATAGGACAGAATTTTTAAGCAAAATTAAGGCGGGGGATTTTTAAAATGAAAAATAAGATGAAAACAATAACCTTATATAGATTAATAAGCTGGGTAGTTTTGATTTTGTTTTTTTTGATACTCACTATTGAAAAAATCCAAGCTGCTCAGGAGTATATAGCAAGCAGCATCTTCGGCAAGATAGCCAAAAATACTCAAATTGTGAACTTGCCTCAAAACGCCCTGGCAAGAGATTCGTTTTTGTTTTTATCAGCCTTGGGCTTTTTTAACACTGTTGCAAGACAGAAGATAAACCCTTCTGATACACTGTCAAAGGAAGAGGCGCTGTCTGTAATTTTAAACAGCGCAGGCAGACAGCAGGATGCTTTTGTGAGGGCTGAAAAGCTGGAACTAAAAAGACCATCAGGTCAGAAGCTTGTAAAGCCATACAACTATCTTTATCTTGGATATATTCAGCTTGCATATGATATGAAAATTTTGTCTAAAAAAGAGTATCAGGATGCACTGACACAGGTGCAGCCAAGTGAAAAAGAACATGAGAAGATGACCCAGCAGCTGATAAAGAAAAATGATGATACCATTGCAAAAGCTGTGTATGAAGGAAGACCATATTCGTATGACGATTTGATATTTGTAAGGTCTGCTCCAGCTACCCGTCAGGAAGTTTGTTTATGGGTTGTAAAAGTGTTCAAGATACCTTTAAGTTATGAGAATTTAGCTAAAACTTACCCTGATTATAACAGAATTGACAGTAAGTTTTTAAGTTCAATTAATACTCTTTTGAAAAATGGTGTTCTTGTTGGAAGGTCTGATGGGTATCTTCATCCAGACGACTACATAACATATGAAGATTTGGCATTTATCCTTGGGGGTCTCAAACCAAATATCCTTTCAGCAAATGGATTAAAAGAGATAAAGCTTGAGATAAAAGACATTCAGAAGTTTAATACCGATAAAATGGTTTTTGTCTGTGAAGATGACAACGGAAATGATGTAAATATTACTGTTAACCCTGGCAAACAGGATTTTGGAGTAATAGCAGATGGAAACTTTTTAAGCTCTTCCTATCTTCAAAAAGGGGACTATGTAGCCTTTTATGTAAATAGCAAGAACGAGGTTGTGCTGGCCAGCATTTTGCAAAGGCCTGGTCAGGAAAATATAAAGGGTGTAATCTCCAGAATTGATGCTAAAAAGATGACATTTTCAGTAAAACTGCCGGATGGTAAAGTTTACAACCTGAGTTTACATCCCAAAGCTACAATCTATGATACAAACTCAGGAAAGAGTTTAAACTTTTCAGAATTGAATGTAGGAAATCTTGTACAGGTTAAAGTCCAAAAAGACAGAGCAGATGCCATAACATTGCTTTCACTTGACAGCCCTGAAATTGAAAGAATACAGGGAATAATCTCAAGAATAACAAAGGACAGGATTGTACTCAGTCAAAATGGACAGCTAACAGAGTATCTTCTTTCACCAGATACAGTCTACATTGATAAAGGTGATTTTTCAAGAGTTCTTTCGAAGAATGATTTTTATGAGGGTATGAAAGTTTTGGCAGGTACAGCTTGCGGGTATGTACAGTACCTTAGCACCATATATGATGAGAAATCGGAAGATATAGTTGCCGGTATTTTGTATGAGGTAGATTCAAACTTGGGGTATCTTGAAATTTACAACCAGGAAGGCGCAAAGAAGAGCTACAGATTTTCAAAAAAGCTTGGGCTAAAAGTGAAAAAGGATGGTCAAAATGCTTCTTTAGACAGCCTTTTGCCAGGCGATGTTGTTTTCCTCTATTTTAGCGGCGATTTTGTGCGCACAGTCACAGCAAGTTCAAACCTGCAGAGTAAAGTTGCAAAGATTGAAAATGTTGTAAGAAGCCTTGCAAGTGGTCTTCCACAAAAAATAATTGTCAATATCGATGGAAGAATATATGGACCATATGAAATAAATGACAACGTTGATATTATAAAAAATGGGATTTCTGTAACTTTAAAGGATATTATGCCAGGTCAGTATGTGAAGCTCAGTGGGAGCTTTTTTGGAAGCTCAGCGTACATACGCAGAATAGAGATATCAGGGAATGAATATGTAAAAAATATCTACATTGCAAAAGGAACGGTCAATGGAAATGTTTTATATCTTTCTGACATCCAGATTTTAAGAAACAACGCATTTGAACCGCTGTATACCTGGCTTTCTTTCCAGATTCCATCTGATTTGAAATTCATTTTAGATGGCAGCTTTCTTGCATCACTTTCAAAGCTACAAAACTTACCTGTTGTAGTTGTGACAAAGGAAAGATTTTCACAGGAGGTTTTGGACACCATTGTGGCAATATCAAGAGGTTCTTTTACCAAGATACAGGGCGAGGTAAGCATGACATCTTCAAATTCGGTGGTAATATCTGGAAATAGATATTCGATAGGAAACAAAACGTATACTGTTGTAAACGGGCTTTTGACCCCTGCAAGCTTCAAGGTTGGGGATGAAATAATTGGCGTTGCAAGCCAGGACACCATTGTTATAGCAAAGTACCAGGAAGGTATATCAAAACCCGTATTTGTTCGCGGGCAGGTACAAGACATTTCAGAGCTTGAATATATCACTGTGAAAGACTATGTCTATTTAGATGGTCAGAGAGGATGGCAGTATGTTCCGAGCAAGTTAACTCTTCTTTATGATACACAGACAGTTTTGTGCGATGTATATGGACTTGGCAGCCCGAAAGAGATATTGAATCTGAAAAACAAGAGTGTGTATATCATTCACAATGGTAAGTACGCAAATGTGATAATTGATGCAAGTTTTGGTGGATACATTGTAACAGGCGTGGTTGGCAAGGACATGAAGATTCTAAATGTCCAGTACAACGATATGATGACCCAGACATGGAACAGAATTGATAAAAGTTTTACCCTTGACACCACTCAAGCAGTTTTGATAGACGCAGGAGGGAACTTAACAGATAGAATGCCGCAGTTTGGCGACAGGGTTTTGTTACTTGTTCCTCAGAGCAGTTTTGACATCTCAAAATCGGTATTAACGCCATCGATTGTTCTTGTAAATTACTGAGAGCTTTTATTGCAAAAAAGGGGGAAGTTTAAAAATTGAACAAAAGATATCCAATAGCGGTAATTATGTTTTTGTGTGTACTTTTTATTTTTGGCTGGCAGGTTGCTTTTGGTGAGGAAGGATATTTAGGATACGAAGGTGGAATTTCAGCATACAAAGACCCTGACCCAAAAAAGACCAAGATTGAATACTATGAATATACGTTTATAACGGGAAAACCTATACTTCTTTCAGGCATTAT is drawn from Caldicellulosiruptor diazotrophicus and contains these coding sequences:
- the mntA gene encoding type VII toxin-antitoxin system MntA family adenylyltransferase antitoxin; translated protein: MPEIDIQEIKKVVVEILKKEISPWLIITFGSLAKGNFRQDSDIDIAFFSDKEVSNIERFRISQELADKLNRDVDLVDLKRS
- a CDS encoding ABC transporter ATP-binding protein; translation: MLLEVKNLFKRYGKKEVLKDISFSVDKGKIIGLIGENGSGKTTLLKVIAGFSRPTSGKVFINGKEVNVETRKYIALLPDTIIFPRWMKVKDALCFYSEFFDDFILEKANSILDSLNISKNMKIHDLSRGTIEKFSLALLLSRDANLYLLDEPLAYVDPLSRETLVDLILKNMSNDRTFIISTNIISEVEHLFDEIIILKEGKIVYMDLAENLREKSGLSVNQFFKGVDQK
- a CDS encoding ATP-binding cassette domain-containing protein, yielding MVETETKPIELAIETYNLIKKFGENRAVDGVNLKVRSGSIYCVLGPNGSGKTTTIKMLATILRPDGGWARIFGFDVVKDAHIVRQLISVTGQYASLDESLSGLENLILIGQLLGLNRKEARRRANELLEEFDLIEAAKRPLKKLSGGMKRRVDIAASLIVQKPLIFLDEPTTGLDPRTRNQMWDIIRRLVKTGSTVLLTTQYLQEAEELADQIAVINHGKVVAEGTVDELKKSIGNSTLQLKIKNATQLEIAQKIIDNLLKTHSTVSLETGSIVAPMSDTELLADLIIALRESKIHIAELNVKQPTLDEVFLAIIDHN
- the dusB gene encoding tRNA dihydrouridine synthase DusB, which translates into the protein MLDIKGKIFLAPMAGFTDKTFRSLCSKFGADVTITEMVSSKALVLGSSKTRNLISFSEEEKIRGIQIFGSDAEVMAESVKILQDEFEYDFIDINMGCPVPKIVKSGEGSALMKNPSLAAKIVEEVAKVSRKPVSVKIRKGFDDENINAPEFAYILQESGASFVTVHGRTRAQLYSGKADWEIIRKVKEKVKIPVVANGDITDFESAKRAYEVTRADSIMIGRAALGNPWVFLQIKEGFEKGYVETKVLPNLKIRVAIEFFTQLCSERGDKMAVLEARKHLSFFVKGIENAAKIRDKINRINNATELLEFLEELASSLEKKESFVDNIL
- a CDS encoding S-layer homology domain-containing protein, encoding MKNKMKTITLYRLISWVVLILFFLILTIEKIQAAQEYIASSIFGKIAKNTQIVNLPQNALARDSFLFLSALGFFNTVARQKINPSDTLSKEEALSVILNSAGRQQDAFVRAEKLELKRPSGQKLVKPYNYLYLGYIQLAYDMKILSKKEYQDALTQVQPSEKEHEKMTQQLIKKNDDTIAKAVYEGRPYSYDDLIFVRSAPATRQEVCLWVVKVFKIPLSYENLAKTYPDYNRIDSKFLSSINTLLKNGVLVGRSDGYLHPDDYITYEDLAFILGGLKPNILSANGLKEIKLEIKDIQKFNTDKMVFVCEDDNGNDVNITVNPGKQDFGVIADGNFLSSSYLQKGDYVAFYVNSKNEVVLASILQRPGQENIKGVISRIDAKKMTFSVKLPDGKVYNLSLHPKATIYDTNSGKSLNFSELNVGNLVQVKVQKDRADAITLLSLDSPEIERIQGIISRITKDRIVLSQNGQLTEYLLSPDTVYIDKGDFSRVLSKNDFYEGMKVLAGTACGYVQYLSTIYDEKSEDIVAGILYEVDSNLGYLEIYNQEGAKKSYRFSKKLGLKVKKDGQNASLDSLLPGDVVFLYFSGDFVRTVTASSNLQSKVAKIENVVRSLASGLPQKIIVNIDGRIYGPYEINDNVDIIKNGISVTLKDIMPGQYVKLSGSFFGSSAYIRRIEISGNEYVKNIYIAKGTVNGNVLYLSDIQILRNNAFEPLYTWLSFQIPSDLKFILDGSFLASLSKLQNLPVVVVTKERFSQEVLDTIVAISRGSFTKIQGEVSMTSSNSVVISGNRYSIGNKTYTVVNGLLTPASFKVGDEIIGVASQDTIVIAKYQEGISKPVFVRGQVQDISELEYITVKDYVYLDGQRGWQYVPSKLTLLYDTQTVLCDVYGLGSPKEILNLKNKSVYIIHNGKYANVIIDASFGGYIVTGVVGKDMKILNVQYNDMMTQTWNRIDKSFTLDTTQAVLIDAGGNLTDRMPQFGDRVLLLVPQSSFDISKSVLTPSIVLVNY
- a CDS encoding GntR family transcriptional regulator, which encodes MIEFEPNVPIYLQVIEYLKKEIVSGKIKPGEKLPSVREMSKIFNINPNTAQRVFQELEREGLTKTERGIGNFVTTDIKLIQQLKEKMAEKIVENFIVTMKEIGYDEDKILTFISKKLNGKE
- a CDS encoding TraX family protein; this encodes MDKFVLKLKSIPYISILSKDLTKTKSNLLKLIACVTMLIDHTGYLYFPQKPILRIIGRIAFPIFAYQVAVGFLHTSDHRKYLKRLLIFAIISQYPFYLMTGDGELNVIVTFFFAALCLYFFKRSWYVLVIVPLAISYFVSMDYGIYGVLAVLIFYFLYEKPILQLVGFSILTIFASYLMGWQLQVYSILSVVLILFVRMLPVDFEFKLNKYFFYWFYPVHMLFLVFIGKLLRYL
- a CDS encoding ABC transporter permease — translated: MKNFSVNSQLLRRKPSFVQTIQNSFILAFRSLLKVWHTPEQLTDVTLQPIFFILMFAYIFGGAIAGNVDKYLPTIVPAILVQTLFSASIISGTQLREDMETGIFDRFKSLPIARIAPLAGPLLADILRYAIATFSTLTTGYIIGYRPAGGIINLIIASLFVIKFSWCISWVFAFVGVVARTASSVQAISMLVMFPLMFLSNAFVPVETMPHAIQWFAKNNPISHIITAVRQLTNTGKIGSDFVITLIGMIIIVGIFIPLTVRIYSQKT